One genomic window of Hymenobacter sp. J193 includes the following:
- the murD gene encoding UDP-N-acetylmuramoyl-L-alanine--D-glutamate ligase, translated as MTATANGQRLVVLGSGESGVGAALLAQAKGYDVFVSDAGTLKPSYKEKLQAAGIRFEEGQHTLAEILQATEVVKSPGIPEKAPVVQALREKQIPIISEIELAGRYTRARCICITGTNGKTTTTLLTYHLLKEAGLRVGLAGNVGCSLAEQVIDDQFDYYVVELSSFQLDDTYDFQPWVSVLLNITPDHLDRYDYSLEKYAQSKLRITRNQDSQGFFIYNADDETIQRYFQAALRPVRQLPFSLHARPDYHLAGYYTGEERLCVDLEPGYYSKTEEISTSSSPLIGQHNRQNILAAILCARVVGVEAGQIEAALATFRNADHRLQLVGEINGTRFINDSKATNVEAAWYALDGIRQPIVWIAGGTDKGNDYSPLLTLAQSRVKALICLGVDNEKLKAAFGPVLPLVEETQSMQQAVRRAAKLAQPGDVVLLSPCCASFDLFKNYEDRGRQFAAAVQSLADEQTNEEANE; from the coding sequence ATGACGGCAACTGCAAACGGCCAACGACTGGTAGTGCTCGGCTCGGGCGAAAGTGGGGTAGGAGCGGCGCTGCTGGCGCAGGCCAAAGGCTACGACGTGTTTGTGTCGGATGCCGGAACGCTCAAGCCAAGCTATAAAGAGAAGCTGCAGGCGGCGGGCATCCGCTTCGAGGAAGGCCAGCACACGCTGGCGGAGATTCTGCAGGCCACGGAAGTGGTGAAAAGCCCCGGCATCCCGGAGAAAGCGCCCGTAGTACAGGCCCTGCGCGAAAAGCAGATTCCCATCATTTCGGAAATTGAGCTGGCCGGGCGCTACACCCGGGCGCGGTGCATCTGCATCACGGGCACCAACGGCAAAACCACTACCACGCTGCTCACTTACCACTTGCTGAAGGAAGCGGGCCTGCGCGTGGGTTTGGCCGGCAACGTGGGCTGTTCGCTGGCCGAGCAGGTTATCGACGACCAGTTCGACTACTACGTGGTGGAGCTGAGCTCATTCCAGCTCGACGATACCTACGACTTCCAGCCCTGGGTGTCGGTGCTGCTCAACATCACCCCCGACCACCTCGACCGGTACGATTACTCCCTGGAAAAGTATGCCCAGTCCAAACTGCGCATCACGCGCAACCAGGACAGCCAGGGCTTTTTTATCTACAACGCCGACGACGAGACTATTCAGCGCTACTTCCAGGCAGCTCTACGGCCGGTACGGCAGCTGCCCTTCAGCCTCCATGCCCGGCCCGACTACCACCTGGCCGGCTACTACACCGGCGAAGAGCGGCTGTGCGTGGACCTGGAGCCCGGCTACTACAGCAAGACCGAGGAAATCAGTACCAGCAGCTCGCCGCTGATTGGCCAGCACAACCGCCAGAACATTCTGGCGGCCATTCTGTGCGCCCGCGTAGTCGGCGTGGAAGCCGGGCAGATTGAAGCTGCCTTGGCTACCTTCCGTAACGCCGACCACCGTCTGCAGCTCGTGGGCGAAATAAATGGCACCCGCTTCATCAACGACTCCAAAGCCACCAACGTGGAAGCCGCCTGGTACGCCCTCGACGGCATCCGGCAGCCCATCGTCTGGATTGCGGGCGGCACCGACAAAGGCAACGACTACTCCCCGCTGCTAACCCTGGCGCAGTCGCGCGTGAAGGCGCTGATTTGCTTGGGCGTAGACAATGAAAAGCTGAAAGCCGCCTTCGGGCCCGTGTTGCCGCTGGTGGAGGAAACCCAAAGCATGCAGCAGGCCGTGCGCCGCGCCGCTAAACTCGCCCAACCCGGCGACGTGGTGCTGCTCTCGCCCTGCTGCGCCTCCTTCGACCTGTTCAAAAACTACGAGGACCGCGGCCGGCAATTCGCCGCCGCCGTGCAGTCACTCGCCGATGAGCAAACCAACGAGGAAGCCAACGAATAG
- a CDS encoding FtsW/RodA/SpoVE family cell cycle protein: MDIIKSWLQRNLKGDPVLWGIVILFSLISIAVVYSATGTLAYKKMGGNTEYFLIKHTGLIFVGLFFMWLAHRIDYRHYSRLSLYALLLSVPLLLFTYFMGSNINEASRWLTIPVINQTFQPSDLAKLALIAHLASMLSRRQQHVDDFKTTLLPVMLWVGLICGIIILSNASTALLLFATCLLLMFIGRVPLKQMAVMIAIGAVVGGLGLATGQRFKTVQSRIENFTDKTKPVPFQLEHSYIAIATGGVSGKGPGKSTERNILPHPYSDFIYAVIIEEYGMLGGVTILFLYLAFLYRGLITVMNSYGAFGGLLSAGLSFSLVLQAMVNMGVAVGLGPITGLPLPLLSMGGTSLIFTGISIGIILAVSRGERELRPMTGEPADTARIPKKTALA; this comes from the coding sequence ATGGACATCATTAAAAGCTGGCTGCAGCGCAATCTGAAGGGTGACCCGGTGCTCTGGGGCATTGTGATTCTGTTTTCGCTTATCTCCATTGCGGTGGTGTACTCGGCTACGGGTACGCTGGCCTACAAAAAGATGGGCGGCAACACGGAGTACTTCCTCATCAAGCACACCGGGCTGATTTTCGTGGGCTTGTTCTTTATGTGGCTGGCCCACCGCATCGACTACCGGCACTACTCGCGCCTGTCGCTCTATGCCCTGCTGCTGTCGGTGCCGCTGCTGCTGTTCACCTATTTCATGGGCTCGAACATCAACGAGGCCTCGCGCTGGCTTACCATCCCCGTCATCAACCAAACCTTTCAGCCCTCCGACCTGGCCAAACTGGCCCTCATTGCGCACCTGGCCAGCATGCTCAGCCGCCGCCAGCAGCACGTCGACGATTTCAAGACCACGCTGCTGCCCGTAATGCTATGGGTGGGGTTGATCTGCGGCATCATTATCCTGAGTAACGCCTCCACGGCGCTGCTATTGTTTGCTACCTGCCTGCTGCTCATGTTTATCGGCCGCGTGCCGCTCAAGCAGATGGCCGTCATGATTGCCATTGGGGCCGTGGTGGGCGGCCTGGGCCTGGCTACCGGGCAGCGCTTCAAAACCGTGCAGTCGCGCATCGAGAACTTCACCGACAAAACCAAGCCGGTGCCGTTTCAGCTGGAGCACAGCTACATTGCCATTGCCACGGGTGGCGTATCGGGCAAGGGCCCCGGCAAAAGCACCGAGCGCAACATTCTGCCCCACCCATACTCCGACTTCATTTACGCCGTTATCATTGAGGAGTACGGGATGCTGGGTGGCGTGACCATTCTGTTTCTGTATCTCGCCTTCCTGTACCGGGGCCTGATTACGGTAATGAACAGCTACGGCGCGTTTGGGGGGCTGCTGTCGGCCGGGCTGAGCTTTAGCCTGGTTTTGCAGGCCATGGTGAATATGGGCGTGGCCGTGGGGCTGGGCCCGATTACCGGACTGCCGCTGCCCTTGCTGAGCATGGGCGGTACCTCGCTCATCTTCACTGGTATCAGCATCGGCATCATCTTGGCCGTAAGTCGCGGGGAGCGGGAGCTTCGCCCCATGACCGGTGAGCCGGCCGATACAGCCCGAATTCCAAAGAAAACGGCGCTGGCGTAA
- a CDS encoding UDP-N-acetylmuramoyl-L-alanyl-D-glutamate--2,6-diaminopimelate ligase, with product MPDLTSPSHSLSALLAGLQVLAQHGSAEAAVQGLTLDSRQAAPGTVFFALRGATVDGHQFISKAVELGASVVVAEELPTELNPNTTYVQVADSAEAMARVAAAFYGHPSQKLQLVGVTGTNGKTTCATVLHKLFRELGYHVGLLSTVQNQIDEEVIPATHTTPDAIRLNALLARMVQAGCTHVFMEVSSHAVVQHRVTGLHFAGGVFTNLTHDHLDYHGTFQEYLKAKKGFFDALPKSAFALSNADDKRGPVMLQNVTGRRETYSLRGPASFRGKLIENAVHGLHLEIDGREAQFRLIGVFNAYNLLAVYGAAVLLGEEPTEVLTVLSGLTSAPGRFEPVVSPKTRVTGIIDYAHTPDALENVLQTIADIRQPSQQVITVVGCGGNRDGAKRPIMANLACQGSSRVVLTSDNPRFEEPQDILAQMQAGVQPQDLGKVLTIADRREAIKTACALAGPGDIILVAGKGHESYQEIKGVKTDFDDKQVLTEMFALLGK from the coding sequence ATGCCTGATCTGACTTCGCCCTCTCATTCGCTTTCTGCATTGCTCGCCGGCCTGCAGGTGCTGGCCCAGCACGGCTCTGCAGAAGCCGCCGTACAAGGCCTTACGCTGGACTCGCGGCAGGCCGCGCCCGGTACGGTGTTTTTCGCCCTGCGCGGAGCTACCGTTGACGGACACCAGTTTATCTCTAAAGCCGTGGAGCTGGGCGCCAGCGTAGTAGTGGCCGAAGAGTTGCCGACGGAGCTGAACCCGAACACTACGTATGTGCAGGTAGCCGACAGCGCCGAGGCTATGGCCCGCGTGGCGGCGGCTTTCTACGGGCACCCGTCGCAGAAGCTGCAGCTGGTGGGTGTTACGGGCACCAACGGCAAAACCACCTGCGCCACGGTGCTGCACAAGCTGTTCCGGGAGCTGGGCTACCACGTAGGGCTGCTGAGTACGGTGCAGAATCAGATTGACGAAGAAGTAATTCCGGCCACCCACACCACGCCCGACGCCATTCGGCTGAACGCCCTGCTGGCCCGCATGGTGCAGGCCGGCTGTACGCACGTGTTTATGGAAGTGAGCAGCCACGCTGTGGTGCAGCACCGCGTAACCGGCCTGCACTTTGCGGGCGGCGTGTTCACCAACCTCACCCACGACCACCTCGACTACCACGGCACTTTCCAGGAATACCTGAAGGCCAAAAAGGGCTTTTTCGACGCGCTGCCTAAGTCGGCGTTTGCCCTTTCCAATGCCGACGACAAGCGCGGCCCGGTGATGCTGCAGAACGTGACGGGCCGCCGCGAAACCTACTCCCTGCGCGGGCCGGCCTCGTTCCGGGGCAAGCTGATTGAAAATGCCGTGCACGGCCTGCACCTGGAAATCGACGGGCGCGAGGCGCAGTTCCGGCTGATTGGGGTGTTCAATGCCTACAACCTGCTGGCCGTGTACGGGGCAGCGGTGCTGCTGGGCGAGGAGCCCACGGAAGTCCTCACGGTGCTGTCGGGGCTGACCTCAGCGCCGGGCCGCTTCGAGCCGGTGGTGTCGCCGAAGACGCGCGTGACCGGCATCATAGACTACGCCCATACGCCGGACGCGCTGGAAAACGTGCTCCAGACCATTGCCGATATCCGCCAGCCCAGCCAGCAGGTGATTACGGTGGTGGGCTGCGGCGGCAACCGCGACGGGGCCAAGCGGCCCATCATGGCCAATCTGGCCTGCCAGGGCTCCAGCCGCGTGGTGCTTACCTCCGACAACCCCCGCTTCGAGGAGCCCCAGGATATTCTGGCCCAGATGCAGGCTGGCGTGCAGCCCCAGGACCTGGGCAAGGTGCTCACCATTGCCGACCGGCGCGAGGCCATTAAAACGGCCTGCGCGCTGGCTGGCCCCGGCGACATCATACTGGTGGCCGGCAAAGGCCACGAGTCCTACCAGGAAATCAAAGGCGTAAAAACTGATTTTGACGACAAACAGGTGCTGACCGAAATGTTTGCGCTGCTGGGTAAATGA
- the murC gene encoding UDP-N-acetylmuramate--L-alanine ligase — translation MILNSVAAFPYIYFLGVGGIGMSALARWFQANGHHVSGYDKTSTPLTQALEAEGILIHYEDAVDNIPAEVRANQAQTLVVLTPAIPADHREWAWLREQGYDIRKRSQVLGILTQGRPTIAVAGTHGKTTTSSMVAHLLHHAGVPCAAFLGGISVNLGSNLLLPPATQKPTEIPVVVEADEYDRSFLTLRPTIAIVTSTDADHLDIYGHKDALVESFRQFVSQIAPGGTLIINHTADASVEAAAPAGVRVIRYGLTPEQGPELHASAITARGHQFHFNLHGPAGVVPDLKLAVPGYHNVENMLAAACVALLQGVASQPLQAAVAAYQGVKRRFEFIVTTPDKIYVDDYAHHPREIEAFLRSLRALYPGKRLRVIFQPHLFSRTRDFAAGFAESLSIADEVRLLDIYPARELPMAGVSSEIIFRDITSPSKLLQTKEQVLHDAETNTTFDVLATVGAGDIDQLVPRLKNILQNRWHGSEA, via the coding sequence CTGATTTTGAATTCTGTCGCTGCGTTTCCGTACATCTACTTTCTGGGAGTTGGTGGCATTGGCATGTCGGCGCTGGCGCGCTGGTTCCAGGCCAATGGCCACCACGTGAGCGGCTACGACAAAACCTCCACGCCGCTCACGCAGGCGCTGGAGGCCGAAGGCATCCTCATTCACTACGAGGATGCCGTCGACAACATTCCGGCAGAGGTGCGCGCAAACCAGGCCCAGACACTGGTCGTACTCACGCCCGCCATTCCGGCCGACCACAGGGAGTGGGCCTGGCTGCGCGAGCAGGGGTACGATATCCGCAAGCGCAGCCAGGTGCTGGGCATACTCACGCAGGGCCGACCCACTATTGCGGTGGCCGGCACCCACGGCAAAACCACTACCAGCAGCATGGTGGCGCACCTGCTGCACCACGCCGGCGTGCCCTGCGCCGCGTTTCTGGGAGGTATTTCCGTGAACCTGGGCTCCAATCTGCTGCTGCCACCAGCCACGCAAAAGCCAACTGAAATTCCGGTAGTAGTGGAGGCCGATGAGTACGACCGGTCGTTTCTCACCCTGCGCCCCACCATTGCCATCGTCACCAGCACCGACGCCGACCACCTCGATATCTATGGTCACAAGGATGCGCTGGTGGAATCGTTCCGGCAGTTTGTAAGCCAGATAGCGCCGGGCGGAACGCTTATCATCAATCACACTGCCGATGCCAGCGTAGAGGCGGCCGCGCCGGCCGGGGTGCGCGTTATCCGCTACGGCCTCACGCCTGAGCAGGGGCCGGAGCTGCATGCCTCCGCTATTACGGCCCGGGGCCACCAGTTTCACTTCAATCTGCACGGCCCAGCCGGTGTGGTGCCGGACCTAAAGCTGGCAGTACCGGGCTACCACAATGTGGAGAACATGCTGGCTGCGGCCTGCGTAGCCCTGCTGCAGGGCGTGGCCTCGCAGCCTCTGCAAGCTGCCGTGGCCGCCTACCAAGGTGTAAAGCGGCGGTTCGAGTTTATCGTGACCACGCCCGACAAAATATACGTGGACGACTACGCGCACCATCCGCGCGAAATCGAGGCCTTTTTACGTTCCTTACGGGCCTTATATCCAGGCAAAAGACTGCGCGTAATTTTTCAGCCGCATTTATTTTCGCGCACCCGGGATTTCGCCGCTGGCTTTGCTGAGAGTTTAAGCATTGCCGATGAAGTACGGCTGCTGGATATTTATCCGGCGCGCGAATTACCGATGGCGGGAGTTTCTTCCGAAATAATTTTCCGGGATATTACGTCACCCTCTAAACTGCTGCAAACCAAAGAACAAGTGCTGCACGACGCCGAAACCAATACTACTTTCGACGTGCTGGCTACCGTTGGTGCGGGAGACATTGATCAATTGGTGCCGCGCCTGAAAAATATTTTACAAAACCGTTGGCATGGATCTGAAGCGTAA
- the mraY gene encoding phospho-N-acetylmuramoyl-pentapeptide-transferase: MLYYLFTYLYQHYHIPGTGVFQYTTFRAAMAVVTSLIIAQYFGAPLIRLLQRQQIGESIRDLGLQGQMEKKGTPTMGGLIILLAILVPVLLFAKLDNIYIVLMILSTVWLGLIGFVDDYIKVVKKDKEGLAGRFKVLGQIGLGITVGWVLFFSKDVTVRQYLLPNGDLSAVDASTVYQDVKLMITTIPFAKNNELNYGNLFSYAGPYFNGLYSILYIPIVILIITAVSNGANITDGLDGLAAGTSAIIGITLAIFCFVSGNALLADYLDIMYIPNSGELVIFCTAFVGACVGFLWYNSYPAQVFMGDTGSLAIGGIIAVLALIVRKELLIPVLCGIFLVENLSVMLQVSYFKYTRRKYGEGKRLLRMSPLHHHYQKLGYHESKIVSRFWIVGIMLAVITLVTLKLR, translated from the coding sequence ATGTTGTATTACCTCTTTACTTACCTCTACCAGCACTACCACATTCCCGGCACCGGCGTGTTTCAGTACACCACGTTCCGGGCGGCTATGGCAGTGGTAACTTCGCTGATCATTGCCCAGTACTTTGGCGCACCGCTGATCCGGCTGCTCCAGCGGCAGCAGATCGGCGAGTCTATCCGCGACCTGGGTTTGCAGGGGCAGATGGAGAAGAAGGGAACCCCCACCATGGGCGGGCTCATCATCCTACTGGCCATTCTGGTGCCGGTGCTGCTGTTTGCCAAGCTCGACAATATCTACATCGTGCTGATGATTCTGAGCACCGTGTGGCTGGGCCTGATCGGGTTTGTGGATGACTATATTAAAGTAGTGAAGAAGGACAAGGAAGGGCTGGCCGGGCGCTTCAAGGTGCTGGGCCAGATTGGCCTGGGTATTACGGTGGGCTGGGTGCTGTTTTTCTCGAAGGATGTGACCGTGCGCCAGTACCTGCTGCCCAACGGCGACCTGTCGGCAGTGGATGCCAGCACCGTGTACCAGGACGTGAAGCTGATGATTACTACCATTCCCTTCGCCAAAAACAACGAGCTGAACTACGGCAACCTGTTCAGCTACGCCGGGCCGTACTTCAACGGGCTCTACAGCATCCTCTATATTCCTATCGTCATCCTGATCATCACGGCCGTAAGCAACGGCGCCAACATCACCGACGGCCTCGACGGGCTGGCGGCCGGCACTTCGGCCATTATCGGCATCACGCTGGCTATTTTCTGCTTTGTGAGCGGCAACGCGCTGCTGGCCGACTACCTCGACATCATGTACATCCCCAACTCCGGGGAGCTGGTTATTTTCTGTACGGCTTTCGTGGGGGCGTGCGTGGGCTTTCTGTGGTACAACTCTTACCCGGCGCAGGTATTCATGGGCGACACCGGCTCCCTAGCCATTGGGGGCATCATTGCGGTGCTGGCCCTCATCGTGCGCAAAGAGCTGCTGATTCCGGTGCTCTGCGGTATTTTCCTGGTCGAAAACCTGTCGGTGATGCTGCAGGTGAGCTACTTCAAGTACACCCGCCGCAAGTACGGGGAAGGCAAGCGCCTCTTGCGCATGTCGCCGCTGCACCACCACTACCAGAAGCTGGGCTACCACGAAAGCAAAATCGTGTCGCGCTTCTGGATTGTGGGCATCATGCTGGCCGTCATTACCCTTGTCACCCTCAAACTCCGCTAA
- the murG gene encoding undecaprenyldiphospho-muramoylpentapeptide beta-N-acetylglucosaminyltransferase, translating into MPNSELKPYRVIISGGGTGGHIFPAVAIANELRRRHPAAEILFVGANGRMEMTRVPEAGYRIVGLDITGLQRRLTPQNLLFPVRVFRSVRKAGKLLEEFQPDAVVGVGGYASAPVLLAATSRGIPSLIQEQNSYAGLVNKLLARRVSKICVAYGGMEKFFPADKLVLTGNPVRREIAQGSREEALRFFGLDASHPVLLVVGGSLGARTLNHATAAALPRLKSAGVQLLWQTGKLYYPTAREDMEPYPGTGLHALEFVQRMDLAYAAADVVISRAGALSVSELCLTGKPCVLVPSPNVAEDHQTKNARALVDQDAALLVTDAEAGLRLYDEALALLGNPARQQQLAASIRRLAYPNATTTIVDELEKLMTRPSHS; encoded by the coding sequence ATGCCCAATTCAGAATTGAAGCCCTACCGCGTCATCATCAGCGGTGGCGGTACGGGCGGGCACATCTTTCCGGCCGTGGCTATTGCCAATGAGCTGCGCCGCCGCCATCCGGCCGCGGAAATTCTCTTCGTGGGAGCCAACGGCCGCATGGAAATGACGCGAGTACCAGAAGCCGGCTACCGCATCGTGGGCCTTGATATTACGGGCTTGCAGCGCCGCCTCACCCCCCAGAACCTGCTGTTTCCGGTGCGCGTGTTTCGTTCGGTGCGAAAGGCGGGCAAGCTGCTGGAAGAGTTTCAGCCCGATGCCGTGGTGGGTGTGGGCGGCTACGCCTCGGCGCCGGTGCTGCTGGCGGCTACCTCGCGCGGAATTCCGTCGCTCATTCAGGAACAGAACTCCTACGCCGGCCTGGTGAATAAGCTGCTGGCCCGGCGCGTAAGCAAGATCTGCGTGGCCTACGGCGGCATGGAAAAGTTCTTTCCGGCTGATAAGCTGGTGCTGACCGGCAACCCCGTACGCCGCGAAATAGCCCAGGGCAGCCGGGAAGAAGCTCTGCGCTTTTTTGGCCTCGATGCCAGCCACCCGGTGTTGCTGGTGGTGGGCGGCAGCCTGGGCGCCCGCACCCTCAACCACGCCACGGCGGCCGCGCTGCCGCGCCTGAAATCGGCCGGGGTGCAGCTGCTCTGGCAAACCGGCAAGCTGTATTACCCCACTGCCCGCGAAGACATGGAGCCCTACCCCGGCACCGGCCTGCACGCCCTGGAGTTTGTGCAGCGCATGGACCTGGCCTACGCCGCCGCCGACGTGGTGATTTCGCGGGCCGGAGCCTTGTCGGTATCGGAGCTGTGCCTTACGGGCAAGCCCTGCGTGCTGGTGCCTTCGCCCAACGTGGCCGAGGACCATCAAACTAAAAATGCCCGCGCCCTCGTCGACCAGGATGCGGCCCTACTCGTGACGGATGCCGAAGCTGGCCTGCGTCTCTACGACGAAGCCCTGGCCTTGCTCGGCAACCCGGCTCGGCAGCAGCAGCTGGCCGCCAGCATCCGGCGCCTGGCTTACCCAAATGCCACCACGACCATCGTGGATGAGCTCGAAAAGCTGATGACCCGGCCCTCGCATTCTTAA
- a CDS encoding penicillin-binding transpeptidase domain-containing protein: MANGGVKVQPIIVREIKQADKVLESFESKVLNPKICSDETLAKVRAMMEGVVTEGTARGIRSQDFTMAGKTGTAWKFKNGAYTKVYSTSFCGYFPADKPKYSCIVVVDSPKKGRIYGADVAAPVFREVADKAMARDAASQRPLLARAPQKKQRMPTIGVGMQDELQLVTQHMGLPSQTATSAEDWVRADTGQGSKTLTWQEQPVQRGRVPSVVGMSLRDALFLLENRGLRVRLNGTGRVRAQSLAAGAPLQRGAVISLTLQPIGQTSAPAAPVAAPETPDLAENKLITPADPDPAKVKAALLERQRKLRQQLNGGAEQAQARAAESTKSNRK, from the coding sequence GTGGCCAACGGGGGCGTGAAGGTGCAGCCTATTATCGTGCGCGAAATCAAGCAGGCCGATAAGGTGCTGGAAAGCTTTGAGTCGAAGGTGCTGAACCCCAAAATCTGCTCCGACGAAACCCTGGCCAAAGTGCGCGCCATGATGGAAGGCGTCGTGACGGAAGGCACCGCCCGCGGCATCCGCTCCCAGGATTTCACCATGGCCGGCAAAACCGGCACGGCGTGGAAGTTCAAGAATGGCGCCTATACCAAAGTGTACTCGACCTCCTTCTGCGGCTATTTCCCGGCCGATAAGCCCAAGTACTCCTGCATTGTGGTAGTCGATTCGCCCAAGAAAGGCCGTATCTACGGGGCCGACGTGGCCGCGCCCGTGTTCCGCGAGGTAGCCGATAAAGCTATGGCCCGCGACGCGGCCAGTCAGCGCCCCCTGCTGGCCCGCGCTCCACAGAAAAAGCAGCGTATGCCTACTATTGGGGTAGGCATGCAGGACGAGCTGCAGCTCGTAACTCAGCACATGGGTTTGCCTTCCCAGACGGCCACCAGCGCCGAGGACTGGGTGCGCGCTGATACCGGCCAGGGCAGCAAAACCCTCACCTGGCAGGAACAGCCCGTGCAGCGCGGCCGCGTGCCCAGCGTGGTAGGCATGAGCTTGCGCGACGCCCTGTTTCTGCTCGAAAACCGTGGCCTGCGGGTGCGCCTGAACGGCACCGGCCGGGTGCGGGCGCAGTCGTTGGCCGCGGGTGCGCCTTTGCAGCGCGGCGCGGTCATTTCCCTCACGTTGCAGCCCATTGGGCAAACCTCGGCGCCGGCCGCGCCCGTAGCCGCGCCCGAAACCCCTGACCTGGCCGAAAACAAGCTCATCACTCCCGCCGATCCCGATCCGGCCAAGGTGAAAGCGGCTTTGCTGGAGCGCCAGCGCAAGCTGCGCCAGCAGCTGAACGGGGGCGCTGAGCAGGCCCAGGCCCGTGCGGCGGAGTCTACCAAATCCAACCGAAAATAA
- a CDS encoding penicillin-binding transpeptidase domain-containing protein: MKGNVKKSIVTRVRLAFLGVALFSAAIVMKVWRIQFQEGDRWRALEQERRIVYQPVFATRGNIYSDNESIMATSLPFYRVAWDPSVVDDRLFEQKADSLGLLLSQFFGDKSAQEYTRKLKNAHDPKRNVRYIRLNSRQINFQEKKLMATWPIFRAGKNRGGAIFEKVDKRFRPFGGLAQRTIGFVNEDKNGAGLEYTFNQHLAGKDGEALFERLPGGNKPIYDGTEVKPVPGYDVKTTLDINLQDVAENALYKSLVDNNAQYGTVILMEVKTGEIKAVANLGKVAEGVYREDYNYAIADQGRTEPGSTFKLASMMAIFEENPDLTLDDMVNTGNGRMYVGGAVKTDSHGYGNITVKQVFEKSSNIGVAWLADHTFSKDPSKYTDYLKRFGLDKPLGFQMSGEARPYIKDPRDRSWSRTSLTTMSIGYELKLAPPADAGLLQRRGQRGREGAAYYRARNQAGR, from the coding sequence ATGAAAGGAAACGTTAAAAAATCCATTGTTACCCGCGTCCGGCTGGCTTTCCTGGGCGTGGCGCTGTTTTCTGCGGCCATCGTGATGAAGGTGTGGCGCATTCAGTTTCAGGAAGGCGACCGGTGGCGCGCCCTGGAGCAGGAGCGGCGCATCGTGTACCAGCCCGTGTTTGCTACCCGCGGCAACATCTACTCCGACAACGAAAGCATCATGGCCACCTCGCTGCCTTTCTACCGGGTGGCCTGGGACCCGAGCGTGGTGGACGACCGGCTGTTTGAGCAGAAAGCCGACTCGCTGGGGCTGCTCTTGTCGCAGTTCTTCGGGGACAAAAGCGCCCAGGAATACACGCGCAAGCTCAAAAACGCCCACGACCCCAAGCGTAACGTGCGCTACATCCGGCTGAACTCCCGGCAGATCAACTTCCAGGAAAAGAAGCTGATGGCGACGTGGCCCATTTTCCGGGCCGGCAAAAACCGGGGCGGGGCCATCTTCGAGAAAGTCGACAAGCGTTTCCGGCCGTTTGGCGGGCTGGCGCAACGCACCATTGGCTTCGTGAACGAGGACAAGAACGGCGCGGGCCTGGAGTACACCTTCAATCAGCACCTGGCCGGCAAAGACGGCGAAGCGCTGTTTGAGCGCCTGCCCGGCGGCAACAAGCCCATCTACGACGGCACCGAGGTGAAGCCCGTGCCCGGCTACGACGTGAAAACCACCCTCGACATCAACCTGCAGGACGTGGCCGAAAACGCACTGTACAAGTCCCTGGTGGACAACAACGCCCAGTACGGTACTGTGATTCTGATGGAAGTGAAGACCGGCGAAATCAAAGCCGTAGCCAACCTGGGCAAGGTGGCCGAGGGCGTGTACCGCGAGGATTACAACTACGCCATTGCCGACCAGGGGCGCACCGAGCCGGGCTCTACCTTCAAGCTGGCGTCGATGATGGCTATTTTTGAGGAAAACCCCGACCTAACCCTCGACGACATGGTGAACACCGGCAACGGCCGCATGTACGTGGGGGGGGCCGTGAAAACCGACTCCCACGGCTACGGCAACATTACCGTGAAGCAGGTGTTCGAGAAATCCTCCAACATTGGCGTCGCCTGGCTGGCCGACCACACCTTCAGCAAAGACCCCAGCAAGTACACCGACTACCTCAAGCGCTTCGGGCTGGACAAGCCGCTGGGCTTCCAGATGAGCGGCGAGGCCCGGCCCTACATCAAAGACCCCCGGGACCGGAGCTGGAGCCGCACTTCGCTTACCACCATGAGCATCGGCTACGAGCTGAAGCTGGCCCCCCCTGCAGACGCTGGCCTTCTACAACGCCGTGGCCAACGGGGGCGTGAAGGTGCAGCCTATTATCGTGCGCGAAATCAAGCAGGCCGATAA